In the genome of Candidatus Omnitrophota bacterium, the window TTTTGGAGGCGATCCATCATCTGGCGCATAGGAAGACCATCGTGATCATCGCGCACCGGCTGGGCACGGTGAAGGAATGCGATTGTATTTACCTTCTGGAACAGGGCCGGATCGTGAACCAGGGCACTTACCAGGAACTGCTGGCGAATGACCAGCGGTTCCGCAAGATGGCCAAGGTGGCCTGAAAAAGGGGACTATGAAAAAAAACATATTAAAAACGAAATTGGCCAAACATCAACAAACTCTTGGGTGTTGGGTCACGCTGGCGCATCCCTTGATCCCTGATATCCTGGCGCCGGCAGGTTTTGACTGGCTTGCGGTGGACATGGAGCATAGTTCCATCGGCCTGGGAGAGCTTTTGCCCCTTATCATTTCCATTGAACATAGCGGGATGGTGCCCTTGGTGCGTGTAGGAGAGAACGATCCTAATCTTATTAAGCGTGTCATGGATGCGGGGGCTTACGGCGTGATCGTCCCTAATGTGAATACGGCCCGTGAAGCACAGGCGGCGGTGAACGCGGTGAAATATCCTCCGCAGGGGACTCGCGGAGTAGGGCTTTATCGGGCCCAAGGGTATGGCCGGCAATTTGAGGCCTATAAGAAGTGGGTGGCCCAAGAGA includes:
- a CDS encoding aldolase/citrate lyase family protein, which gives rise to MKKNILKTKLAKHQQTLGCWVTLAHPLIPDILAPAGFDWLAVDMEHSSIGLGELLPLIISIEHSGMVPLVRVGENDPNLIKRVMDAGAYGVIVPNVNTAREAQAAVNAVKYPPQGTRGVGLYRAQGYGRQFEAYKKWVAQESVVIIQIEHIDAVNHIEAIFSVGGIDAFLVGPYDLSGSMGMPGALTHPKVEAAIKKVLAAAKKYKIPAGYHSVSADPKMVLKRAKQGFKFLGFSLDSIFLGTAAADAMAVVKKGMRK